Genomic DNA from Actinomycetes bacterium:
GCTCCGGCCAACGGCTCAGGGTGTAGCGGCCGCCCAGGGAGACGGCCCCGGCGTCGTCGGGGGAGACCCGCCCGAACCGGTCGTCGAGCACGCCGTTCACCTTGGCGGCCTCGTTGATGCGGGTGTCCTTGGCGGCCGCGTTGTACACCAGGCCGCCCAGCCGGTCCAGGGCCGCGACGGGGTCGATCCCCTGCCAGAACAGGTGGCTCGGGTCCATCTCCGCGCCGACGTGGGTGGCGTTGATCTCGGTGGCCAGCCGCTCCATCGTGGCCGGGTTGTAGACCAGGTTGTGGGGGTGCATCTCGATGCAGACCTTGACGTCGGCGTCGCGGGCCCGCGCCTGGATGTCCTTCCAGTAGGGGATCGCGACCTCGCCCCACTGGTAGTCCCGGGCGTCGAGGTAGGCGCTGTCCCAGGGCAGGACGGTCCAGGAGGGAAGCCGGCCGCCGGGATCGGAGGCGGGCAGCCCGGACATGGTGACGACCCGCTTGACCCCAAGCAGCGCGGCCAGGGAGATCGCCTCGCGCACGTCGTTGCCGTGCTTGTCCCGCACCTCCGGGTCGGGGTGCAGCGGGTTGCCGTTGCAGTTGAGCGCCGTGAGGGTCACGCCGGTCGAGCTGAACAGCCCCAGGTACTCGTCGCGCGCGTCCTGGCTGGCGCGCACCTGCTGGATCGGGAGATGCGGCGCGGGCAGGAACCCGCCGGAGTTGATCTCCGCGCTGTCCAGCCCCAGGTCGCCAAGGGTCCGCAGCGCCTCGGCGACGGGCTTGTCGTGCAGGCAGGCGGTGTAGGCACCGAGCTTCATGCGGGTCAGTCCTTTCCAAGAGGTCCAACGGGGGGTGCGTCGACGACCACGTCGCCGCCGCTGGACTTGGCGGAGGCGACGACCGCGTCCAGCAGCCGGAGGTTCCGAAGGCCCTCTTCGAACGAGGGGGCGCGGGGCAGCCGCTCCAGGCCGGCGACCTGCTCCAGGAAGGCCCGGGCCTGGAACGCGAACAGGTCGTTCTGCCCGTAGCCAACGCCGGGGAAGTCCATGGGGAGGCCCTTGGTGAGGTACGGGTGCGCGGGCCCCACCAGGACCTGCCGGTACCCCTGGGTCACGTCGGACGGGGCGCCGTCGACGAAGCCGAACTCCCCGGCGCGGGCCAGGTCGAAGGTGGCCGCACCCGACTCCGTGAACAGCTCGAAGCCGAGCGAGTTGGCCAGGCCGTAGGCGACCCGGGAGGCCGACAGCGTGCCGGTCGCCCCGGACGCGAACGTCGTCGTGAAGGTGACGAGGTCTTCGTTCTCCACCGGCTCCCGCTCGTCGCTGACCGCCACCGCCGCGTGCCCCATCGCGGTGCCGAGCGGGAGCGCACGCTCGGTGACGAACGTCGACAGGACCGCGCCGCGGACCGACTGGATGGGGCCGCAGACGAACTCGGCCAGGTCCAGCAGGTGGCTGCCGATGTCGGAGAGGGCACCGGAGCCGGCGCCTCCCTTGTAGCGCCAGCTCATCGGCCCGCCCGGATCGCACGCGTAGTCGCACCAGTAGTGGCCGTTGAAGTGCAGGGGCCGGCCGATGCTGCCGCGCTCGACCTGGTCCCGGATGGCGGCGATGGCGGGAGAGCGGCGGAAGGTGAACCCGATGGCGGCCTCCCGGCCCGAGGCCTGCGCCGCCGCCACCATCGCCTGCGCGTCCTCGACGCTCGGGGCCATCGGCTTCTCGCAGAGGACATGCTTGCCAGCCGCCAGCAGGCCCTCGACGATCCGGCGGTGGAGCGGGTTGGCGACGACGACACTGACCACGTCGATGTCCGGCGCTGCGGCGACGGCCTCCCAGCCGGACTCCGCCCGCTGGTAGCCGAAGCGCTGCGCGGTGTCGGTGGCGAACGCGGTGTTGACGTCGGCGATCGCGACCAGCCTGACCTCGGGCAGGCCGGCGTCGTACAGCGTTGTCGCCGACCGGTATCCGGCGGCATGCGCCCGGCCGGCCATCCCGGCGCCGATGACGGCTACTCCGATGGACGAACTCGTCACTTCAGCTCCCTCCCACGCGGGCGGTTCCCGTCCTTGAAGCGCTTGATTTGAAGCGCTTCAAGATCTACTATGCGAGGCGTCGCTGGACGTGTCAAGCATGGATGAGCCCGAGGTCTGGGGGACGGGGTGAACGAGGTCGCGCAGGGCGATGCGGCAAGTGCCCGTCGCCGCCCGAGGCTCGAGGACGTCGCTGCTCGGGTGGGGATGTCACCAGCGTCAGTGTCGATGGTGCTGAGCAACGCGCCCGGTCCCAGTACGGCGACGCGCCAGCGGGTGCTCGAGGCGGCCGCCCAGCTGGGCTACCGCCTGGACAGGACCGCGAGCCTGCTCGCCCGCCGGCGGACCCATCTGGTGGGCGTGATGATGGACGTCCGCAGCGCCTTCCACGCCGAGCTGGTCGAGGACATCCACGAGGCCGCCGAGCACCAGGGCTACGACGTCGTGCTGAGCACGGTGACCCGCACCCGCGACGAGCGCCGAGCCATCGAGACGCTGGTCGACTTCCGCTGCGAGGCGCTCGTCCTCCTCGGCCCTGTCGCCCCGGCCTCGCAGCTCGCCGCGCTCGATCGGCAGCTGCCCGTGGTCGTGATCGGGCGCCGGGTCGCTGCGGCCGGCGTCGACGTGGTGCGGTCGGCGGATGACGAGGGCGTCGGTCAGGCCGTCGACCACCTCGCGGGACTCGGGCACCGCGCGATCACCTTCATCGACGGGGGCAAGGGGCCGATCGCGTCGGATCGCCGCCGCGGGTACCGCAAGGCCATGCGCCGGCACCGCCTCGGCGACCACATCCGGATCATCCCCGGCGACCACACCGAGGAGGCCGGCACGCGCGCCGCGCAGACGCTCCTGGGCGAAGCCAGGCTCCCCGGCGCGGTGGTCGCCTCCAACGACCGGTGCGCCCTCGGGCTCCTGGACGCGCTCAACCGTGCCGGGGTGGACGTCCCCGGCGCGCTCTCGGTGGTGGGCTACGACGACAGCACCTTGTCGCGACTCGCGCATGTCAACCTCACCACGGTCAGCCAGGACGCCCGGCGGCAGGCGGAGCACGCGGTGGCGGCGGCGGTCGAGCGGCTGGACGACGGCCGCACGGCGCATCGCGAGGTCGTGCTCACCCCGCACCTCGTCGTGCGGGGCACCACAGCAGTCCCCCGAACGCGGGCGGGAGCGTCCGCCCGAGGCGGGACGAGCCAATGAGTGAGCAGGAGAAGTTCACCCCGGAGGAGTGGCGGACGCTGCAGTTCGCGCCGTTCTGGATCTTCAGCGCGGTGATCGGCGCCTACAACCGCTTCGATCCGCGCGACTACCAGGTCTTCTTGCGCTGCCTGGAAGCGGCGACCCTGGCCGAGGGCCGGCTCAGGCGCGAGGTGCTGGAATCGGTGGTGGCTGACCGTGACCGGCTGGCCGAGCAGTTCCGCGGCGAGCAGCGTTCGATCGGCGTCGGCCTGTTCCAGGTCGACGCCGTCCTGAGCAAGGCCGGCGACGACGAGGCGGCCAAGTTCAAGGGCATGCTGGTGCTGGACATCGGCGAAGGCGTGGCCAGGGCCAGAGGGCGGTACGGGGCCGAGATGTACGACGAGGACGCCAAGAGCCTCGTGCTCGCCGCCCAGCTGCTCGACTTCGACCGCTACCCGGTGGACGACTGACCGAAGCCGCCCAGTTGACGCCATGCCCCGCGGCCGCCTTCCTCCGGCCGCGGGGCGGCCCGGCGCACCTTGCGGCCCCTGGTGACCCAGGTGCCTCAGCGGTAGAACGCGGGCCGCGCAATCAGCTCGACCTCCATGCGGCGGCCTTCGTTCAG
This window encodes:
- a CDS encoding LacI family DNA-binding transcriptional regulator, whose protein sequence is MNEVAQGDAASARRRPRLEDVAARVGMSPASVSMVLSNAPGPSTATRQRVLEAAAQLGYRLDRTASLLARRRTHLVGVMMDVRSAFHAELVEDIHEAAEHQGYDVVLSTVTRTRDERRAIETLVDFRCEALVLLGPVAPASQLAALDRQLPVVVIGRRVAAAGVDVVRSADDEGVGQAVDHLAGLGHRAITFIDGGKGPIASDRRRGYRKAMRRHRLGDHIRIIPGDHTEEAGTRAAQTLLGEARLPGAVVASNDRCALGLLDALNRAGVDVPGALSVVGYDDSTLSRLAHVNLTTVSQDARRQAEHAVAAAVERLDDGRTAHREVVLTPHLVVRGTTAVPRTRAGASARGGTSQ
- a CDS encoding sugar phosphate isomerase/epimerase — protein: MKLGAYTACLHDKPVAEALRTLGDLGLDSAEINSGGFLPAPHLPIQQVRASQDARDEYLGLFSSTGVTLTALNCNGNPLHPDPEVRDKHGNDVREAISLAALLGVKRVVTMSGLPASDPGGRLPSWTVLPWDSAYLDARDYQWGEVAIPYWKDIQARARDADVKVCIEMHPHNLVYNPATMERLATEINATHVGAEMDPSHLFWQGIDPVAALDRLGGLVYNAAAKDTRINEAAKVNGVLDDRFGRVSPDDAGAVSLGGRYTLSRWPEHSSWDFVAVGRGHDVAFWTDFLQTLQKIDPDMAVNIEHEDQELDQMEGLRYAAGTLRTAASRLT
- a CDS encoding Gfo/Idh/MocA family oxidoreductase, which produces MTSSSIGVAVIGAGMAGRAHAAGYRSATTLYDAGLPEVRLVAIADVNTAFATDTAQRFGYQRAESGWEAVAAAPDIDVVSVVVANPLHRRIVEGLLAAGKHVLCEKPMAPSVEDAQAMVAAAQASGREAAIGFTFRRSPAIAAIRDQVERGSIGRPLHFNGHYWCDYACDPGGPMSWRYKGGAGSGALSDIGSHLLDLAEFVCGPIQSVRGAVLSTFVTERALPLGTAMGHAAVAVSDEREPVENEDLVTFTTTFASGATGTLSASRVAYGLANSLGFELFTESGAATFDLARAGEFGFVDGAPSDVTQGYRQVLVGPAHPYLTKGLPMDFPGVGYGQNDLFAFQARAFLEQVAGLERLPRAPSFEEGLRNLRLLDAVVASAKSSGGDVVVDAPPVGPLGKD